From a region of the Odontesthes bonariensis isolate fOdoBon6 chromosome 4, fOdoBon6.hap1, whole genome shotgun sequence genome:
- the LOC142378437 gene encoding uncharacterized protein LOC142378437 isoform X18 encodes MELLVFLLLAGLVGTTSAQATGTGTTPTPDSTTSSTVNTTSLPDNATSLPDNATSSTVNTTSLPDDATSLPDNATSSTVNTTSLPDDATSSTVNTTSLPDNATSSTVNTTSLPDNTTSLPDNATSLPDNTTSSTVNTTSLPDNTTSFPDNTTSLPDNTTSSTVNTTSLPDNTTSLPDNTTSLPDNTTSSTVNTTSLPDNTTSLPDNTTSLPDNTTSSTVNTTSLPDNTTSLPDNTTSLPDNTTSSTVNTTSLPDNTTSSTVNTTSLPDNTTSLPDNTTSLPDNTTSSTVNTTSLPDNTTSFPDNTTSLPDNTTSSTVNTTSLPDNATSSTVNTTSLPDNTTSLPDNATSSTVNTTSLPDNTTSLPDNATSSTVNTTSLPDNTTSSTVNTTSLPDNATSLPDNATSSTVNTTSLPDNATSSTVNTTSSTVNTTSLPDNATSSTVNTTSLPDNATSSTVNTTSLPDNATSSTVNTTSLPDNATSSTVNTTSLPDNATSSTVNTTSLPDNATSSTVNTTSLPDNATSSTVNTTSLPDNATSSTVNTTSSTVNTTSLPDNATSSTVNTTSSTVNTTSLPDNATSSTVNTTSSTVNTTSLPDNATSSTVNTTSSTVNTTSLPDNATSSTVNTTSLPDNTTSSVVNATSSIVNTTSSPVNTISSTVNTTSSSINTTSPFNTTFSAVNTTSSPVNVSIPAEVNTTQSTVTLTSTHGNTTSPLNQTSTQQNTTSPPPVVTTSSGNSTSSTMNTASPSVNQSTAANATSAPVQITSTSVNTTSSNTASPPAVITSSSSGHASSPAVSENSTTSIITTGAPTTVRTTTPAPPPEPKISLGFSLKQTFTPELGNASSPAFKELETKVTSALNNIYSQKFGEAFNRTIIKGFRSGSVVADVELVFNEGQTLPNATAAADTLVEAAASGNLSLPVNASTIVARVVETPTVAPVTTAPSTGHASSPAVSENSTTSIITTGAPTTVRTTTPAPPPEPKISLGFSLKQTFTPELGNASSPAFKELETKVTSALNNIYSQKFGEAFNRTIIKGFRSGSVVADVELVFNEGQTLPNATAAADTLVEAAASGNLSLPVNASTIVARVVETPTVAPVTTAPSTASAPISTTKLPTNVTSSPINLTTQLVNMTSPPVSPTTQLSNITSPHLNMTSSPTVSTSTILNATSLPLNQTSPPVSPTTQPTNITSPHLNMTSPALNATSPPLNMTSPTSPQVSTTPLPALNATSPPLNMTSPTSPQVTTTPLPANVTQPNITTVSTIITTAVPAPPRVSLGFSLQQNFSSDLGNETSPVFLALAKQVQDSLDLVYKNKFGNRFVRSKVRSFRQGSVVVDAELIFNDTSSVPEDNEVANTLVEAANSSNPNFTLSVNTATIVATRVVTTTVVPSTSVGSTVSTVAQTSPPLTSTSSPLNATSPPLNATSAPVNITSPALNATSPTVNMTSPTLNATSPPLNVTSVPPLSTTSPTAATTTATVIVTTAAPPETTVKLGFSLQQTFTSGLSNSDSDEFKTLANRIQEALDSIYRTRFGVRFLRSLIRAFRQGSVVVDADLVFHNASSVPETTEVANALVTASNSSNFTLPLNTSSVVATRINATTQPTTPTTVNMTSPTLNGTSPPLNVTSVPTLSTTSPTAATTSATVIVTTAAPPESTVKLGFSLQQTFTSGLSNSDSDEFKTLANRIQEALDSIYRTRFGVRFLRSLIRAFRQGSVVVDADLVFHNASSVPETTEVANALVTASNSSNFTLPLNTSSVVATRINTTTQPTTPTTASATSPPVNMTSPPLNATSPPVNITSPPLNATSAPVNITSPALNATSPTVNMTSPTLNATSPPLNVTSVPTLSTTSPTAATTTATVIVTTAAPPESTVKLGFSLQQTFTSGLSNSDSDEFKTLANRIQEVLDSIYRTRFGVRFLRSLIRAFRQGSVVVDADLVFHNASSVPETTEVANALVTASNSSNFTLPLNTSSVVATRINATQPTTPTTASATSPPVNMTSPPLNATSPPVNITSPPLNATSAPVNITSPALNATSPTVNMTSPTLNATSPPLNVTSVPTLSTTSPTAATTTATVIVTTAAPPESTVKLGFSLQQTFTSGLSNSDSDEFKTLANRIQEVLDSIYRTRFGVRFLRSLIRAFRQGSVVVDADLVFHNASSVPETTEVANALVTASNSSNFTLPLNTSSVVATRINTTTQPTTPTTASATSPPVNITSPPLNATSPPVNMTSPPLNATSPTVNMTSPTLNATSPPLNATSPPLSTTSPTAATTTATVIVTTAAPPETTVQLGFSLQQTFTSGLSNSDSDEFKTLANRIQEVLDSIYRTRFGVRFLRSLIRAFRQGSVVVDADLVFHNASSVPETTEVANALVTASNSSNFTLPLNTSSVVATRINTTTQPTTPTTASATSPPVNITSPPLNATSAPVNMTSPPLNATSPTVNMTSPTLNATSPPLNATSPPLSTTSPTAATTTATVIVTTAAPPETTVQLGFSLQQTFTSGLSNSDSDEFKTLANRIQEVLDSIYRTRFGVRFLRSLIRAFRQGSVVVDADLVFRNASSVPETTEVANALVTASNSSNFTLPLNISSVVATRINTTTQPTTPTTASATSPQLNSTSSLANMTSPSLNATSPTASATSPPVNITSPPLNVTSPTASATSPPVNMTSPPLNSTSPPVNVTSVPPLSTTSPTAVTTTATVIVTNAAPPETIVKLGFSLRQTFTSGLLNSDSDEFKTLANRIQEVLDSIYRTRFGVRFLRSLIRAFRQGSVVVDADLVFRNASSVPETTEVENALVTASNNSNFTLPLNTSSVVATRINTTQPTTPTTVSTTTVATTAAPTTAAATTAAATTAAPTTAAATTAAATTAAPTTVAATTAPSTTANAPTTTTTTVIFSLTMLAVAQVLINL; translated from the exons ATAGCACAACTTCATCCACGGTGAACACAACTTCATTACCAGACAACGCAACTTCATTACCAGACAACGCAACTTCATCCACGGTGAACACAACTTCATTACCAGACGACGCAACTTCATTACCAGACAACGCAACTTCATCCACGGTGAACACAACTTCATTACCAGACGACGCAACTTCATCCACGGTGAACACAACTTCATTACCAGACAACGCAACTTCATCCACGGTGAACACAACTTCACTACCAGACAACACAACTTCATTACCAGACAACGCAACTTCATTACCAGACAACACAACTTCATCCACGGTGAACACAACTTCACTACCAGACAACACAACTTCATTCCCAGACAACACAACTTCATTACCAGATAACACAACTTCATCCACGGTGAACACAACTTCACTACCAGACAACACAACTTCATTACCAGACAACACAACTTCATTACCAGACAACACAACTTCATCCACGGTGAACACAACTTCACTACCAGACAACACAACTTCATTACCAGACAACACAACTTCATTACCAGATAACACAACTTCATCCACGGTGAACACAACTTCACTACCAGACAACACAACTTCATTACCAGACAACACAACTTCACTACCAGATAACACAACTTCATCCACGGTGAACACAACTTCATTACCAGATAACACAACTTCATCCACGGTGAACACAACTTCACTACCAGACAACACAACTTCATTACCAGACAACACAACTTCATTACCAGACAACACAACTTCATCCACGGTGAACACAACTTCACTACCAGACAACACAACTTCATTCCCAGACAACACAACTTCATTACCAGATAACACAACTTCATCCACGGTGAACACAACTTCATTACCAGACAACGCAACTTCATCCACGGTGAACACAACTTCACTACCAGACAACACAACTTCATTACCAGACAACGCAACTTCATCCACGGTGAACACAACTTCACTACCAGACAACACAACTTCATTACCAGACAACGCAACTTCATCCACGGTGAACACAACTTCATTACCAGACAACACAACTTCATCCACGGTGAACACAACTTCACTACCAGACAACGCAACTTCATTACCAGACAACGCAACTTCATCCACGGTGAACACAACTTCATTACCAGACAACGCAACTTCATCCACGGTGAACACAACTTCATCCACGGTGAACACAACTTCATTACCAGACAACGCAACTTCATCCACGGTGAACACAACTTCATTACCAGACAACGCAACTTCATCCACGGTGAACACAACTTCATTACCAGACAACGCAACTTCATCCACGGTGAACACAACTTCATTACCAGACAACGCAACTTCATCCACGGTGAACACAACTTCATTACCAGATAACGCAACTTCATCCACGGTGAACACAACTTCATTACCAGACAACGCAACTTCATCCACGGTGAACACAACTTCATTACCAGACAACGCAACTTCATCCACGGTGAACACAACTTCACTACCAGACAACGCAACTTCATCCACGGTGAACACAACTTCATCCACGGTGAACACAACTTCACTACCAGACAACGCAACTTCATCCACGGTGAACACAACTTCATCCACGGTGAACACAACTTCACTACCAGACAACGCAACTTCATCCACGGTGAACACAACTTCATCCACGGTTAACACAACTTCACTACCAGACAACGCAACTTCATCCACAGTGAACACAACTTCATCCACGGTGAACACAACTTCACTACCAGACAACGCAACTTCATCCACGGTGAACACAACTTCATTACCAGACAACACAACGTCCTCCGTGGTCAATGCAACTTCATCAATAGTCAACACAACTTCATCACCGGTCAACACAATTTCATCAACAGTCAACACAACTTCATCATCAATTAACACAACTTCACCGTTTAACACAACCTTTTCAGCAGTCAACACAACTTCATCACCAGTCAACGTCTCAATTCCAGCAGAGG TCAACACAACCCAATCAACAGTCACCCTAACATCAACACATGGAAATACAACTTCACCTCTTAACCAAACCTCAACTCAGCAAAACACAACCTCTCCACCACCAGTCGTCACAACATCTTCAG GGAATTCAACTTCATCAACAATGAACACAGCCTCGCCATCAGTGAACcaaagcacagcagcaaatGCAACATCAGCACCTGTCCAAATAACGTCAACCTCTGTGAACACAACCTCGTCAAACACAGCCTCGCCACCAGCAGTCATCACAAGTTCATCTTCAG GTCATGCAAGTTCCCCAGCTGTGAGTGAAAATTCGACAACTTCCATCATTACTACTGGTGCTCCAACTACAGTTAGAACTACAACACCTGCCCCACCGCCGGAGCCTAAAATCTCTTTGGGATTCAGTTTGAAACAAACCTTTACTCCAGAACTTGGAAACGCTTCATCACCAGCGTTCAAGGAATTAGAAACTAAAGTAACTTCTGCG CTCAACaacatttattcacaaaaattTGGGGAGGCCTTTAATCGCACCATCATCAAAGGCTTCAG GAGTGGATCTGTTGTGGCAGATGTTGAGCTGGTATTCAATGAAGGACAGACACTTCCAAATGCCACTGCAGCTGCTGATACTTTAGTGGAAGCTGCTGCTTCTGGTAACTTATCTCTGCCTGTCAATGCATCAACTATTGTAGCCAGAG TTGTAGAGACACCAACTGTAGCTCCAGTCACCACTGCACCTtcaacag GTCATGCAAGTTCCCCAGCTGTGAGTGAAAATTCGACAACTTCCATCATTACTACTGGTGCTCCAACTACAGTTAGAACTACAACACCTGCCCCACCGCCGGAGCCTAAAATCTCTTTGGGATTCAGTTTGAAACAAACCTTTACTCCAGAACTTGGAAACGCTTCATCACCAGCGTTCAAGGAATTAGAAACTAAAGTAACTTCTGCG CTCAACaacatttattcacaaaaattTGGGGAGGCCTTTAATCGCACCATCATCAAAGGCTTCAG GAGTGGATCTGTTGTGGCAGATGTTGAGCTGGTATTCAATGAAGGACAGACACTTCCAAATGCCACTGCAGCTGCTGATACTTTAGTGGAAGCTGCTGCTTCTGGTAACTTATCTCTGCCTGTCAATGCATCAACTATTGTAGCCAGAG TTGTAGAGACACCAACTGTAGCTCCAGTCACCACTGCACCTTcaacag CCTCAGCACCAATCAGTACGACCAAACTACCAACAAATGTCACGTCATCACCTATTAACTTGACCACACAACTTGTAAACATGACCTCACCACCGGTCAGCCCAACCACACAACTGAGCAACATCACATCACCTCATCTGAACATGACGTCATCACCAACTGTTTCAACCTCAACAATTCTCAATGCAACGTCACTACCACTTAACCAGACCTCACCACCGGTCAGCCCAACCACACAACCGACCAACATCACATCACCTCATCTGAACATGACATCACCAGCACTCAATGCAACTTCACCACCACTCAACATGACTTCACCAACCTCACCTCAAGTCAGCACAACGCCACTGCCAG CACTCAATGCAACTTCACCACCACTCAACATGACTTCACCAACCTCACCTCAAGTCACCACAACGCCACTGCCAG CAAATGTAACACAACCAAACATTACAACGGTTTCTACGATCATAACAACTGCCGTGCCAGCACCACCAAGGGTCAGCCTGGGATTTAGTTTGCAACAAAACTTTTCATCTGACCTTGGTAATGAGACTTCTCCAGTGTTCCTGGCATTAGCAAAACAAGTACAAGATTCG CTTGATCTCGTCTACAAGAACAAATTTGGGAATCGTTTCGTCCGATCTAAAGTCAGATCTTTCAG ACAAGGTTCCGTTGTGGTAGATGCTGAGTTGATATTTAATGATACCAGCTCTGTCCCAGAAGATAATGAGGTGGCAAATACTCTGGTGGAAGCAGCCAACAGTTCCAACCCCAACTTCACTCTATCAGTGAATACAGCAACCATTGTTGCAACAA GAGTGGTTACGACCACGGTTGTGCCTTCCACATCAGTGGGTTCAACTGTGTCAACAG TTGCGCAAACTTCACCACCACTCACTTCAACCTCATCCCCACTGAATGCAACTTCACCACCACTCAATGCAACTTCAGCACCAGTCAACATTACATCACCAGCACTCAATGCCACTTCTCCAACAGTCAACATGACATCACCAACACTGAATGCAACTTCACCACCACTCAATGTAACCTCAGTGCCACCATTGTCCACCACGTCCCCTACAG CTGCTACCACAACTGCTACTGTGATCGTAACCACTGCCGCACCACCAGAAACAACAGTCAAATTGGGATTTAGCCTGCAACAAACCTTTACCTCTGGACTTTCAAACAGTGATTCTGATGAGTTCAAGACATTAGCAAACAGAATACAAGAAGCT CTGGATTCCATCTATAGGACAAGATTTGGCGTCCGTTTCCTGCGATCTCTCATCAGAGCTTTCAG ACAAGGTTCCGTTGTGGTAGATGCTGATCTGGTATTCCATAATGCCAGCTCCGTCCCAGAAACAACCGAGGTGGCAAATGCTCTGGTGACAGCATCCAACAGTTCCAACTTCACACTCCCGTTGAACACGTCAAGTGTGGTTGCAACAA GAATTAATGCAACAACTCAACCtaccacaccaactacag TCAACATGACATCACCAACACTGAATGGAACTTCACCACCACTCAATGTCACCTCAGTGCCAACATTGTCCACCACGTCCCCTACAG CTGCTACCACATCTGCTACTGTGATCGTAACCACTGCCGCACCACCAGAATCAACAGTCAAATTGGGATTTAGCCTGCAACAAACCTTTACCTCTGGACTTTCAAACAGTGATTCTGATGAGTTCAAGACATTAGCAAACAGAATACAAGAAGCT CTGGATTCCATCTATAGGACAAGATTTGGCGTCCGTTTCCTGCGATCTCTCATCAGAGCTTTCAG ACAAGGTTCCGTTGTGGTAGATGCTGATCTGGTATTCCATAATGCCAGCTCCGTCCCAGAAACAACCGAGGTGGCAAATGCTCTGGTGACAGCATCCAACAGTTCCAACTTCACGCTCCCGTTGAACACATCAAGTGTGGTTGCAACAA GAATTAATACAACAACTCAACCtaccacaccaactacag CCAGTGCAACTTCACCACCTGTCAACATGACATCACCACCACTCAATGCAACTTCACCACCTGTCAACATTACTTCACCACCACTCAATGCAACTTCAGCACCAGTCAACATTACATCACCAGCACTCAATGCCACTTCTCCAACAGTCAACATGACATCACCAACACTGAATGCAACTTCACCACCACTCAATGTCACCTCAGTGCCAACATTGTCCACCACGTCCCCCACAG CTGCTACCACAACTGCTACTGTGATCGTAACCACTGCCGCACCACCAGAATCAACAGTCAAATTGGGATTTAGCCTGCAACAAACCTTTACCTCTGGACTTTCAAACAGTGATTCTGATGAGTTCAAGACATTAGCAAACAGAATACAAGAAGTT CTGGATTCCATCTATAGGACAAGATTTGGCGTCCGTTTCCTGCGATCTCTCATCAGAGCTTTCAG ACAAGGTTCCGTTGTGGTAGATGCTGATCTGGTATTCCATAATGCCAGCTCCGTCCCAGAAACAACCGAGGTGGCAAATGCTCTGGTGACAGCATCCAACAGTTCCAACTTCACGCTCCCGTTGAACACGTCAAGTGTGGTTGCAACAA GAATTAATGCAACTCAACCtaccacaccaactacag CCAGTGCAACTTCACCACCTGTCAACATGACATCACCACCACTCAATGCAACTTCACCACCTGTCAACATTACTTCACCACCACTCAATGCAACTTCAGCACCAGTCAACATTACATCACCAGCACTCAATGCCACTTCTCCAACAGTCAACATGACATCACCAACACTGAATGCAACTTCACCACCACTCAATGTCACCTCAGTGCCAACATTGTCCACCACGTCCCCCACAG CTGCTACCACAACTGCTACTGTGATCGTAACCACTGCCGCACCACCAGAATCAACAGTCAAATTGGGATTTAGCCTGCAACAAACCTTTACCTCTGGACTTTCAAACAGTGATTCTGATGAGTTCAAGACATTAGCAAACAGAATACAAGAAGTT CTGGATTCCATCTATAGGACAAGATTTGGCGTCCGTTTCCTGCGATCTCTCATCAGAGCTTTCAG ACAAGGTTCCGTTGTGGTAGATGCTGATCTGGTATTCCATAATGCCAGCTCCGTCCCAGAAACAACCGAGGTGGCAAATGCTCTGGTGACAGCATCCAACAGTTCCAACTTCACGCTCCCGTTGAACACGTCAAGTGTGGTTGCAACAA GAATTAATACAACAACTCAACCtaccacaccaactacag CCAGTGCAACTTCACCACCTGTCAACATTACATCACCACCACTCAATGCAACTTCACCACCAGTCAACATGACATCACCACCACTCAATGCCACTTCTCCAACAGTCAACATGACATCACCAACACTGAATGCAACTTCACCACCACTCAATGCAACTTCTCCACCATTGTCCACCACTTCACCTACAG CTGCTACCACAACTGCTACTGTGATCGTAACCACTGCCGCACCACCAGAAACAACAGTCCAATTGGGATTTAGCCTGCAACAAACCTTTACCTCTGGACTTTCAAACAGTGATTCTGATGAGTTCAAGACATTAGCAAACAGAATACAAGAAGTT CTGGATTCCATCTATAGGACAAGATTTGGCGTCCGTTTCCTGCGATCTCTCATCAGAGCTTTCAG ACAAGGTTCCGTTGTGGTAGATGCTGATCTGGTATTCCATAATGCCAGCTCCGTCCCAGAAACAACCGAGGTGGCAAATGCTCTGGTGACAGCATCCAACAGTTCCAACTTCACGCTCCCGTTGAACACGTCAAGTGTGGTTGCAACAA GAATTAATACAACAACTCAACCtaccacaccaactacag CCAGTGCAACTTCACCACCTGTCAACATTACATCACCACCACTCAATGCAACTTCAGCACCAGTCAACATGACATCACCACCACTCAATGCCACTTCTCCAACAGTCAACATGACATCACCAACACTGAATGCAACTTCACCACCACTCAATGCAACTTCTCCACCATTGTCCACCACTTCACCTACAG CTGCTACCACAACTGCTACTGTGATCGTAACCACTGCCGCACCACCAGAAACAACAGTCCAATTGGGATTTAGCCTGCAACAAACCTTTACCTCTGGACTTTCAAACAGTGATTCTGATGAGTTCAAGACATTAGCAAACAGAATACAAGAAGTT CTGGATTCCATCTATAGGACAAGATTTGGCGTCCGTTTCCTGCGATCTCTCATCAGAGCTTTCAG ACAAGGTTCCGTTGTGGTAGATGCTGATCTGGTATTCCGTAATGCCAGCTCCGTCCCAGAAACAACTGAGGTTGCAAATGCTCTGGTGACAGCATCCAACAGTTCCAACTTCACGCTCCCGTTGAACATATCAAGTGTGGTTGCAACAA GAATTAATACAACAACTCAACCtaccacaccaactacag CCAGTGCAACTTCACCACAACTGAATTCAACTTCCTCACTTGCCAACATGACATCACCATCACTCAATGCAACTTCTCCAACAGCCAGTGCAACTTCACCACCTGTCAACATTACATCACCACCACTCAATGTAACTTCTCCAACAGCCAGTGCAACTTCACCACCTGTCAACATGACATCACCACCACTGAATTCAACTTCACCACCAGTCAATGTCACCTCAGTGCCACCATTGTCCACCACGTCCCCTACAG CtgttaccacaactgctactgTGATCGTAACCAATGCCGCACCACCAGAAACAATTGTCAAATTGGGATTTAGCCTGCGACAAACCTTTACCTCTGGACTTTTAAACAGTGATTCTGATGAGTTCAAGACATTAGCAAACAGAATACAAGAAGTT CTGGATTCCATCTATAGGACCAGATTTGGCGTCCGTTTCCTGCGATCTCTTATCAGAGCTTTCAG ACAAGGTTCCGTTGTGGTAGATGCTGATCTGGTATTCCGTAATGCCAGCTCCGTCCCAGAAACAACTGAGGTGGAAAATGCTCTGGTGACAGCATCCAACAATTCCAACTTCACACTCCCGTTGAACACGTCAAGTGTGGTTGCAACAA GAATTAATACAACTCAACCtaccacaccaactacag TCTCCACAACTACAGTTGCAACAACTGCAGCTCCAACAACTGCAGCTGCAACAACTGCAGCTGCAACAACTGCAGCTCCAACAACTGCAGCTGCAACAACTGCAGCTGCAACAACTGCAGCTCCAACAACTGTTGCTGCAACCACAGCTCCAAGTACCACTGCTAATGCTCCCACTACTACTACAACTACTGTAATCTTTTCACTTACAATGCTGGCTGTTGCACAGGTGCTGATTAATTTATAG